A genome region from Kaistia algarum includes the following:
- a CDS encoding SulP family inorganic anion transporter produces MTAIPPANRSSFLSILVAGIVCGFLAIVLSISLGSLLFTGEMRGFIPSAIGLSLFSTAVMAAFCALGSSIPGVVTISEEIPVVALTLVVAATFAAIAPSLGQNAQFATLVAAIAVATVVTGLATFALGYFRFAGIVRFMPYPVIAGFLAGTGWLIVVGGVSLAAGGDLNWELLGRLREGSAALQFALTGGLVAILILAERLIRSPFVVPAVLLAILLVFNLAVWWGGYRYGDLRAEGWLIQLPETGNLWPPIGVGDLSMIDWGAVARGMVNLPMVIVITVMALLMNTTGIELHAKRDIDLNREMRVYGAMIALSGAGGGIPGYPAVSLTVLADQLGARSRWVGLVVAALVLAALMLGSYILDAVPALLLGGVLVWIGWALMLEWLVHSRTRIPIFEYGVILLIFLVIALVSFPVGILVGLIAAVVLFAYEYGRVEIVRHEWTGAEFRGRHASGPREDMLRRHGGSIVIVRLQGFLFFGTADRLRKRFQDRMAALEDDARRFLLLDFRRVPAMDSSALMSFVRLAQVAESRGFTLVLSGVSSRMRKAFIQGGMTVGEDRPVRIEPDMERGLRWCEDTLLSSLGSVPDAAGWMLETWLDTSLGETAWKLAPYCSRLELEPGSRLIVEGSESDDMFFIESGAAVVETMGDHGEPVALATVGVGEAVGEMSFYLRGLRSASVVVTQSMVVWRFSRADLDRLAIERSEIAVAFHQAMASVLSRRLSATNGLVRFLAD; encoded by the coding sequence GTGACGGCCATTCCCCCCGCGAATCGAAGCTCGTTCCTGTCGATCCTTGTCGCGGGAATTGTCTGCGGCTTCCTGGCGATCGTCCTGTCGATCAGTCTCGGCAGCCTCTTATTCACCGGCGAAATGCGTGGGTTCATTCCGTCCGCCATCGGCCTTTCGCTTTTCTCGACCGCTGTCATGGCAGCATTCTGCGCGCTCGGCAGTTCCATTCCGGGCGTCGTTACCATCAGCGAAGAGATACCGGTCGTCGCCCTGACGCTGGTCGTCGCGGCAACCTTTGCCGCGATCGCTCCTTCGCTCGGCCAGAACGCCCAATTCGCGACGCTGGTCGCCGCGATCGCCGTTGCCACGGTGGTGACCGGCTTGGCGACCTTTGCGCTCGGCTATTTCCGCTTCGCTGGGATCGTGCGCTTCATGCCTTATCCGGTGATTGCGGGCTTTCTCGCTGGGACCGGGTGGCTTATCGTGGTGGGCGGCGTGTCGCTCGCTGCTGGCGGTGATCTGAACTGGGAGCTGCTGGGCCGTTTACGCGAAGGCTCCGCAGCGCTTCAATTCGCGTTGACGGGCGGGCTGGTCGCGATCCTGATCCTCGCCGAGCGGCTGATCCGCAGTCCCTTCGTGGTGCCGGCGGTCCTGCTTGCCATCCTGCTGGTCTTCAACCTCGCCGTCTGGTGGGGTGGATACCGATATGGGGACTTACGAGCGGAGGGTTGGCTCATCCAGCTGCCGGAGACAGGCAATCTCTGGCCGCCGATCGGCGTCGGCGACTTGTCCATGATCGACTGGGGCGCGGTGGCTCGAGGCATGGTCAATTTGCCGATGGTCATCGTCATCACGGTGATGGCGTTGCTGATGAACACGACGGGAATCGAGCTTCACGCCAAGCGCGACATCGATCTGAACCGGGAAATGCGGGTCTATGGCGCCATGATCGCTCTCTCCGGCGCCGGTGGTGGCATTCCCGGCTATCCAGCGGTTTCCCTGACGGTCCTCGCAGACCAGCTCGGGGCCCGCAGCCGATGGGTAGGTCTTGTCGTCGCCGCGCTCGTGCTGGCGGCGCTGATGCTTGGCAGCTACATCCTTGATGCAGTTCCCGCGCTGCTTCTCGGCGGGGTTCTCGTCTGGATCGGCTGGGCGCTGATGCTCGAATGGCTGGTGCACTCGCGCACCCGCATCCCGATCTTCGAATATGGCGTTATCCTGCTGATCTTCCTGGTGATTGCGCTGGTCAGCTTCCCAGTTGGCATTTTGGTAGGACTCATCGCGGCTGTCGTCCTCTTTGCCTATGAATATGGACGTGTCGAGATCGTCCGCCACGAATGGACCGGCGCCGAATTCCGGGGCCGGCATGCTTCCGGGCCGCGCGAAGACATGCTCCGCCGGCACGGCGGATCGATCGTCATCGTCCGCCTGCAGGGGTTTTTGTTCTTTGGCACGGCCGACCGCCTGCGCAAGCGGTTCCAGGACCGCATGGCAGCACTGGAGGACGATGCCCGGCGCTTTCTGCTGCTGGACTTTCGCCGCGTACCGGCGATGGATTCTTCCGCCTTGATGAGTTTCGTCCGGCTGGCGCAGGTCGCTGAGTCGCGCGGATTCACGCTCGTCTTAAGCGGCGTTTCTTCGCGCATGCGCAAGGCGTTTATACAGGGCGGGATGACGGTCGGTGAAGACAGGCCCGTCCGGATCGAGCCGGATATGGAGCGGGGACTGCGCTGGTGCGAGGACACGCTGCTGTCGTCGCTGGGCAGCGTGCCAGACGCGGCGGGGTGGATGCTGGAGACCTGGCTCGATACATCCCTCGGCGAAACCGCATGGAAGCTCGCGCCCTATTGCTCGCGTCTGGAACTCGAGCCCGGCAGCCGGCTGATCGTCGAAGGCTCGGAATCCGACGACATGTTCTTCATCGAATCGGGCGCCGCGGTGGTCGAGACGATGGGCGACCATGGTGAGCCCGTGGCGCTCGCCACGGTCGGTGTCGGGGAGGCGGTGGGGGAGATGTCGTTCTATCTGCGCGGGCTGCGATCCGCATCGGTCGTTGTCACGCAGAGCATGGTTGTCTGGCGGTTCTCTCGGGCCGATCTGGACCGGCTGGCGATCGAGCGGTCGGAGATCGCGGTGGCGTTTCACCAGGCCATGGCTTCCGTGCTGTCGCGTCGCCTCTCCGCCACGAATGGCCTGGTGCGTTTCCTGGCCGACTAG
- a CDS encoding SPOR domain-containing protein produces the protein MVDRYDKSFTRKPVGSEPAAQRPVPQDDPLVELARIVSGNQSFDDLVGRPAAQPTVATRPASAQRAPVRDTSFDLESELLNDLQSSFDPASRPSSPRASAPEPRQEPRQEPRAAQAAAPRESFDHMRLRPGQPQTPSWTAPREPEAEEDPYSGTAYAAGDFDRETDPFAAPRASTRAPAAPPPQPAAADHDDYYYEDEPAEPGYDDTDYGEDRFGEYDGYDAEPPRRSRRPLIIAAIGLAVVLAGGLAALALKGGSSDTSADAPKVIVADQGPTKVQPAAQPAADDGQQNKLIFDRANPDAAPQEQLVLPDDGAVDAPSSNESAASREISRIILPGAPGDNSSAPATPDASGAAPASDAQGGDDAVPRKVRTVVIKPDGTIVSSQATAKDAAPGSADVAAAPATTLAAPAASDAAPAADTAPAAAEPVAPEPAAPEPAVTAPLPAAEPSAPPSSKDTSQMAAPKPALRPAPAETVPAATSASGAGGFVVQVTSQRSQDQAATAYRALQRKYPEILGNRSPDIVRADLGAKGIYYRARVGPMATRDEAITLCEALKASGGACIVQKN, from the coding sequence ATGGTAGATCGCTACGACAAGTCTTTCACGCGCAAGCCGGTTGGCTCCGAGCCGGCTGCCCAGCGGCCCGTGCCGCAGGATGACCCGCTCGTGGAACTCGCCCGTATTGTTTCCGGGAATCAGAGCTTCGACGATCTCGTCGGCCGGCCGGCGGCGCAGCCTACGGTAGCGACGCGTCCGGCATCGGCGCAGCGCGCTCCGGTGCGCGATACATCGTTCGATCTCGAGTCCGAACTCCTGAACGATTTGCAGTCCTCCTTCGATCCGGCAAGCCGCCCATCGAGCCCGCGCGCTTCCGCGCCGGAGCCGAGGCAGGAACCAAGACAGGAGCCGAGGGCGGCTCAGGCCGCCGCGCCGCGCGAATCCTTCGACCACATGCGCCTGCGCCCCGGCCAGCCGCAGACGCCGAGCTGGACGGCGCCCCGTGAGCCTGAGGCCGAGGAAGATCCCTATTCCGGAACGGCTTATGCCGCGGGCGATTTCGACCGCGAGACGGACCCATTCGCCGCCCCTCGTGCGAGCACGAGGGCGCCCGCTGCCCCGCCGCCCCAGCCTGCGGCCGCCGATCATGATGACTATTATTACGAGGATGAGCCGGCGGAACCGGGTTATGACGACACCGATTACGGCGAGGACCGGTTCGGCGAGTATGACGGCTATGATGCCGAGCCGCCGCGCCGCTCGCGCCGGCCGCTGATCATCGCCGCGATCGGGCTTGCCGTGGTTCTGGCTGGCGGTCTGGCGGCGCTGGCTCTGAAGGGCGGCAGTTCCGATACGAGCGCCGATGCACCGAAGGTGATTGTCGCGGATCAAGGGCCGACCAAAGTCCAGCCGGCCGCTCAGCCGGCTGCGGATGACGGCCAGCAGAACAAGTTGATCTTCGACCGCGCCAATCCCGATGCCGCGCCGCAGGAACAGTTGGTGCTGCCCGATGATGGCGCCGTCGATGCGCCGTCGTCGAATGAATCGGCGGCGAGCCGAGAGATTTCGCGCATCATTCTTCCCGGCGCGCCGGGCGACAATTCGTCGGCGCCCGCAACCCCCGATGCATCGGGGGCCGCTCCGGCCAGCGATGCACAGGGCGGCGACGACGCGGTGCCGCGCAAGGTGCGCACGGTCGTGATCAAGCCGGACGGGACGATCGTCTCCAGCCAGGCGACGGCAAAGGACGCTGCACCCGGCTCGGCCGATGTCGCCGCCGCGCCGGCAACGACCCTGGCTGCCCCGGCCGCATCCGATGCCGCCCCGGCGGCGGATACGGCGCCTGCGGCGGCGGAGCCTGTCGCTCCTGAGCCCGCGGCTCCCGAGCCGGCCGTCACCGCGCCGCTGCCCGCGGCCGAGCCGTCCGCGCCGCCCTCGTCGAAGGACACTTCGCAGATGGCCGCGCCGAAGCCGGCGCTTCGTCCGGCTCCCGCCGAAACAGTTCCGGCGGCGACCTCCGCTTCGGGTGCTGGCGGCTTCGTCGTGCAGGTTACATCGCAGCGCAGCCAGGATCAGGCGGCAACGGCCTATCGCGCCCTTCAGCGCAAATATCCCGAGATCCTCGGCAACCGCTCACCGGACATCGTCCGCGCCGATCTCGGCGCCAAGGGCATCTACTACCGCGCCCGCGTCGGCCCGATGGCGACGCGCGACGAGGCCATCACGCTCTGCGAGGCTCTCAAGGCCTCGGGCGGCGCGTGCATCGTCCAGAAGAACTGA
- the scpB gene encoding SMC-Scp complex subunit ScpB has translation MADEAVVTSLAPESRRLALRMVEALLFASDQPLAAADIGARLPEGSDVEALLSELEHAYSARGVNLVRVGGKWMFRTASDLSFLLKRDYAETRRLSRPALETLAIIAYHQPVTRAEIEEVRGVSTSKGTIDVLMEQGWVRMRGRRRTPGRPITYGTTDSFLVHFGLDAIGDLPGLDELKGAGLLDGRIPPGFQVPEPRDGDELSDDEDPLDPGDLLPSGLDEEG, from the coding sequence ATGGCTGATGAGGCGGTCGTCACCTCGCTTGCCCCCGAGAGCCGCCGACTGGCGCTGCGCATGGTGGAGGCGTTGCTCTTCGCCAGCGACCAGCCTCTCGCCGCTGCCGATATCGGAGCGCGCCTGCCTGAAGGCAGCGACGTCGAGGCGCTGTTGTCCGAGCTGGAGCATGCCTATTCGGCCCGGGGCGTCAATCTGGTGCGTGTCGGCGGCAAATGGATGTTTCGCACAGCCTCCGACCTCTCCTTCCTGCTGAAGCGCGATTATGCCGAGACGAGGCGGCTGTCGCGCCCCGCGCTGGAGACGCTCGCGATCATCGCCTATCACCAGCCAGTGACGCGGGCCGAGATCGAGGAGGTGAGGGGCGTTTCCACCTCCAAGGGAACGATCGACGTTCTGATGGAACAGGGCTGGGTGCGCATGCGCGGCCGGCGCCGGACACCGGGCCGCCCGATCACCTATGGCACCACCGATTCGTTCCTCGTGCATTTCGGCCTCGACGCGATCGGCGATCTGCCCGGCCTCGACGAACTGAAAGGCGCCGGCCTCCTCGATGGTCGCATCCCACCCGGCTTTCAGGTGCCCGAGCCTCGCGACGGCGATGAACTCAGCGACGACGAGGACCCACTCGATCCCGGCGATCTTCTGCCTTCGGGATTGGACGAAGAGGGTTAG
- the nagZ gene encoding beta-N-acetylhexosaminidase translates to MTAKAFISGCAGTALTSDEIAFFRDEQPWGLILFKRNIGTPEAVCDLVAAFRDALGDPERPVLIDQEGGRVQRIGPPTWPGRPAAKYSGDLYATDEAAGRRMAWLQARLIASDLADLGINVDCVPVLDVLTPKTHAAIGNRAFSSDPDAVATLGLAVAEGLMAGGVLPVMKHMPGHGRATLDSHLALPEVDAALSTLKHSDFVPFRALAELPMGMTAHIVFKAIDPERPATTSSIVVEEIIRGHIGFDGLLMSDDLSMKALGGDYSSRAAAVLGAGCDIVLHCNGLMDEMRAVADAVPALSGRSAERAAAALAMRKPAHPLDREAAEAEYATLAERAGWPPTS, encoded by the coding sequence ATGACGGCCAAGGCTTTCATTTCCGGCTGCGCCGGCACGGCGCTCACGAGCGACGAGATCGCGTTCTTCCGCGATGAGCAGCCCTGGGGCCTGATCCTGTTCAAGCGCAACATCGGCACGCCGGAGGCGGTGTGCGATCTCGTCGCTGCGTTCCGCGACGCGCTGGGCGATCCGGAGCGCCCCGTGCTGATCGACCAGGAGGGTGGGCGTGTCCAGCGCATCGGCCCGCCGACCTGGCCGGGCCGCCCGGCCGCGAAATATTCCGGCGATCTCTATGCGACTGACGAGGCGGCTGGCAGGCGCATGGCCTGGCTGCAGGCCCGGCTCATTGCGTCCGACCTCGCCGACCTTGGTATCAATGTCGACTGCGTGCCGGTGCTGGACGTCCTGACGCCGAAGACCCATGCGGCGATCGGAAACCGCGCCTTTTCCTCCGATCCGGACGCGGTAGCCACGCTCGGCCTCGCGGTAGCCGAAGGCCTGATGGCCGGCGGTGTGCTTCCGGTGATGAAGCATATGCCGGGTCACGGCCGTGCAACGCTCGACAGTCATCTGGCGCTGCCCGAGGTGGATGCGGCGCTTTCGACGCTCAAGCATTCGGACTTCGTCCCCTTCCGTGCTCTTGCCGAACTGCCGATGGGTATGACGGCCCATATCGTCTTCAAGGCCATCGACCCCGAACGGCCGGCGACGACGTCGAGCATTGTCGTCGAGGAGATCATTCGCGGCCATATCGGTTTTGACGGACTATTGATGAGCGATGATCTGTCGATGAAAGCGCTGGGCGGCGATTATTCGAGCCGCGCGGCGGCGGTGCTGGGCGCCGGCTGCGATATCGTCCTCCATTGCAACGGCCTGATGGACGAGATGCGGGCGGTTGCCGATGCCGTGCCGGCGCTTTCAGGCCGCTCAGCCGAGCGCGCCGCGGCGGCCCTCGCGATGCGAAAGCCTGCGCACCCTCTCGACCGCGAAGCCGCCGAGGCGGAATATGCGACCTTGGCGGAGCGGGCAGGTTGGCCGCCGACGAGCTGA
- a CDS encoding segregation and condensation protein A, whose product MAGTRDPGGLIDDWERAERRPPRVDDEALHVDVDGFEGPLDLLLALARTQKVDLARISILALADQYLAYIEKLRELRLELAADYLVMAAWLAYLKSRLLLPAPASPDEPSGEEMAAALAFRLQRLEAMRDAAARLVNRDRLGRDVHPRGEPEPIEIQSRTAFTATLYDLLMAYAAQRQRHMISVVHMRRRQVWSLADGREILTRMIGRLAEWTPMEVFLSPYLVTPEMRATVLASSFGASLELVREGKVRLRQEGAFAPLYLRDPAGGGTDG is encoded by the coding sequence ATGGCCGGAACGCGCGATCCAGGGGGCCTCATCGACGATTGGGAGCGCGCCGAGCGTCGGCCGCCACGCGTCGATGACGAGGCGCTGCATGTCGATGTCGACGGTTTCGAAGGGCCGCTCGACCTGCTGCTGGCGCTTGCCCGCACTCAGAAGGTCGACCTTGCCCGTATTTCCATCCTGGCGCTCGCCGACCAGTATCTCGCCTATATCGAGAAGCTGCGCGAGCTTCGGCTGGAACTCGCCGCTGACTATCTCGTCATGGCCGCATGGCTCGCTTATCTGAAATCGCGGCTATTGCTGCCCGCCCCGGCCTCGCCCGACGAGCCGAGCGGCGAGGAGATGGCGGCGGCGCTCGCCTTCCGCCTGCAACGGCTGGAGGCCATGCGTGATGCGGCGGCGCGCCTCGTCAATCGCGACCGGCTGGGGCGCGACGTCCATCCGCGCGGCGAGCCGGAGCCGATCGAGATCCAGTCCCGTACCGCCTTCACCGCCACGCTCTATGACCTGCTGATGGCCTATGCCGCACAGCGCCAGCGCCACATGATCTCGGTCGTGCATATGCGCCGCCGCCAGGTCTGGTCGCTGGCCGATGGCCGCGAGATCCTGACGCGGATGATCGGGCGGCTCGCCGAATGGACGCCCATGGAGGTGTTTCTCTCGCCCTATCTCGTGACGCCGGAAATGCGCGCCACCGTGCTCGCGTCATCCTTTGGCGCCAGCCTGGAGCTGGTGCGCGAGGGCAAGGTGCGGCTGCGGCAGGAAGGGGCCTTCGCGCCGCTTTATCTCCGCGATCCAGCCGGGGGGGGCACCGATGGCTGA